In one Kitasatospora cineracea genomic region, the following are encoded:
- a CDS encoding YihY/virulence factor BrkB family protein → MWNDDVTDFAAALTYYAVLAILPALLATVVGFALISPAAAREAAVHLAGVVPGQAGAELGEVLIKALGGGSTGWTLAAAGAGSALWSCCSYLAVFRRALHRMHHTSDRRSPLRKAPRIVATAAVLLVLLAVGTLALILSGPVAEGAGRVLHLGGTAPLVWSVVRWPILLVVAASLVLIVFRTGPEQAWRRWGSLPGGALAAALWLVFSAGFALYTSVFGAYSRLYGSLAGMVVFLIWLWLSNLALLAGAQFTAELHRAAAGRSGTPEPRAEPPAARPAPA, encoded by the coding sequence ATGTGGAACGACGACGTCACCGACTTCGCGGCGGCGCTGACGTACTACGCGGTCCTGGCGATCCTCCCGGCGCTGCTGGCCACGGTGGTGGGCTTCGCGCTGATCAGTCCGGCGGCGGCCCGGGAGGCGGCGGTGCACCTGGCGGGGGTGGTACCGGGCCAGGCCGGGGCGGAACTGGGGGAGGTGCTGATCAAGGCGCTGGGAGGCGGTTCGACCGGTTGGACGCTGGCGGCGGCGGGGGCCGGCAGCGCGCTGTGGTCGTGCTGCAGTTACCTGGCGGTGTTCCGGCGGGCGCTGCACCGGATGCACCACACCAGCGACCGGCGCTCCCCGCTGCGCAAGGCTCCGCGGATCGTGGCGACCGCAGCCGTGCTGCTGGTGCTGCTGGCCGTCGGCACCTTGGCGCTGATCCTGAGCGGCCCCGTTGCCGAGGGGGCGGGCCGGGTGCTGCACCTGGGTGGGACGGCTCCGTTGGTGTGGTCGGTGGTCCGCTGGCCGATTCTGCTGGTGGTGGCGGCGTCGCTGGTGCTGATCGTCTTCCGGACCGGCCCCGAGCAGGCGTGGCGCCGCTGGGGCAGCCTGCCGGGCGGAGCCCTGGCCGCAGCGCTCTGGCTGGTCTTCTCGGCGGGCTTCGCCCTGTACACCAGTGTCTTCGGCGCCTACAGCCGCCTGTACGGGTCGCTGGCGGGAATGGTGGTCTTCCTGATCTGGCTGTGGCTGTCCAACCTGGCGCTGCTGGCCGGCGCGCAGTTCACGGCGGAACTGCACCGCGCCGCCGCCGGACGCTCCGGCACGCCCGAGCCCCGTGCGGAACCACCCGCGGCCCGTCCCGCCCCGGCCTGA